Proteins encoded by one window of Maliibacterium massiliense:
- the rpoC gene encoding DNA-directed RNA polymerase subunit beta', with product MFELNNFDSIQIGLASPEKIREWSHGEVKKPETINYRTLKPEKDGLFCERIFGPTKDWECHCGKYKRIRYKGIICDKCGVEVTRSKVRRERMGHIELAAPVSHIWYFKGIPSRMGLLLDMSPRALERVLYFASYVVIDPGDTPLQARQLLNEKEYREAMEKYAGHFRVGMGAEAAKELLEQIDLDQLSEQLRSELKSTSGQKRVRAVKRLEVVEAFRKSGNKPVWMIMDCIPVIPPEIRPMVQLDGDRFATSDLNDLYRRVINRNNRLKRLLELGAPDIIVRNEKRMLQEAVDALIDNGRRGRPVTGPGNRPLKSLSDMLRGKQGRFRQNLLGKRVDYSGRSVIVVGPELKMYQCGLPKEMALELFKPFVMKKLVQENFAHNIKSAKRMVERVRPEVWDVLEEVICEHPVLLNRAPTLHRLGIQAFEPVLVEGRALKLHPLACKAFNADFDGDQMAVHVPLSVEAQAEARFLMLSAHNILKPQDGKPVTVPTQDMIIGCYYLTIIRPGAKGEGMVFANEQEAIMAYEVGEVTLQSRVKVRFTRVIDGEKKQRIMDTTVGRIIFNEAIPQDLGFADRFSEEGKFSLEIDDIVGDKKLGKIVERCYQVHGPTKTCEVLDAIKALGYRYSTRGALTVSVMDVIVPKEKKKILAEADRQVVETEKQFRRGYISEEERYDSVVKIWTDATNDVTKALAGSLDEFNPIYMMANSGARGSMNQIRQLAGMRGLMAAPSGRIIEMPIRANFREGLTVLEFFISSHGTRKGLADTALRTADSGYLTRRLVDVSQDTIVREVDCFENAGETPKGIWAEAVTSGKEVIEPLADRIMGRTAVDDVVHPETGESLVHANEIITADIANAIEEAGIKRVQIRSVLTCRSKHGVCARCYGANLATGRLVDIGEAVGIIAAQSIGEPGTQLTMRTFHTGGVAASDDITQGLPRVEELFEARKPKGLAVISEISGKLMFSENKKKREITVTADDGETKTYLIPYGARIKVQDGQVIEAGDELTEGSINPHDILKIKGVKGVQSYLLKEVQTVYRLQGVAIADKHIEVIVRQMLRKVKIEDAGDTDMLPGGLVDIFKFEEANEEVLMRGGQPAVAKRVLLGITKASLATDSFLSAASFQETTRVLTEAAIKGKSDPLVGLKENVILGKLIPAGTGMRRYKDIQIHTESDARMAALASLRLDDAAADQQSDQLAFDAMGGDMLPTGEQILSLDDLQG from the coding sequence TGGGCCACATCGAGCTGGCCGCACCGGTGTCGCACATCTGGTACTTCAAGGGCATTCCCTCGCGCATGGGCCTGCTGCTTGACATGTCCCCCCGCGCGCTGGAGCGGGTGCTCTATTTCGCAAGCTACGTGGTCATCGATCCGGGCGACACGCCGCTGCAGGCGCGCCAGCTGCTCAACGAGAAGGAGTACCGCGAGGCCATGGAGAAATACGCGGGCCACTTCCGCGTGGGCATGGGCGCCGAGGCCGCCAAGGAGCTGCTGGAGCAGATCGATCTGGACCAGCTCTCCGAGCAGCTGCGCAGTGAGCTCAAGAGCACCTCGGGCCAGAAGCGCGTGCGCGCCGTCAAGCGCTTGGAGGTGGTGGAGGCCTTCCGCAAATCGGGCAACAAGCCCGTGTGGATGATCATGGACTGCATTCCGGTCATCCCGCCGGAAATCCGCCCCATGGTGCAGCTGGACGGCGACCGCTTCGCCACCAGCGATTTAAACGATCTTTACCGCCGCGTCATCAACCGCAACAACCGCTTAAAACGCCTGCTGGAGCTGGGCGCGCCCGATATCATCGTGCGCAACGAGAAACGCATGCTGCAGGAGGCGGTGGACGCGCTGATCGATAACGGCCGCAGGGGCCGCCCCGTCACGGGCCCGGGCAACCGCCCGCTCAAGAGCCTCTCCGACATGTTGCGCGGCAAACAGGGGCGCTTCCGCCAGAACCTGCTGGGCAAGCGCGTGGACTACTCCGGCCGAAGCGTCATCGTGGTGGGGCCAGAGCTCAAGATGTACCAGTGCGGCCTGCCCAAGGAGATGGCGCTGGAGCTGTTCAAGCCCTTTGTCATGAAAAAGCTGGTGCAGGAGAACTTCGCGCACAACATCAAGAGCGCCAAGCGCATGGTGGAGCGCGTGCGTCCCGAGGTGTGGGACGTGCTCGAGGAGGTCATATGCGAGCATCCGGTGCTGCTCAACCGCGCGCCCACGCTGCACCGCCTGGGCATCCAGGCCTTTGAGCCGGTGCTGGTGGAGGGACGCGCGCTGAAGCTGCATCCCCTGGCATGCAAGGCGTTCAACGCGGACTTTGACGGTGACCAGATGGCCGTGCACGTGCCCCTTTCGGTGGAGGCGCAGGCCGAGGCGCGCTTTTTGATGCTCTCGGCGCACAACATCCTCAAGCCTCAGGACGGCAAACCGGTCACCGTGCCCACGCAGGACATGATCATCGGCTGCTACTATTTAACCATCATCCGCCCCGGCGCCAAGGGCGAGGGCATGGTCTTCGCCAACGAGCAGGAGGCCATCATGGCCTACGAGGTGGGCGAGGTGACGCTGCAGTCCCGCGTCAAAGTGCGCTTTACGCGCGTAATTGACGGGGAGAAAAAGCAGCGCATCATGGATACCACCGTGGGCCGCATCATCTTCAACGAGGCCATCCCGCAGGATCTGGGTTTCGCCGACCGCTTCAGCGAGGAGGGCAAGTTCTCCCTGGAGATCGACGACATCGTAGGCGATAAAAAGCTGGGCAAAATCGTGGAGCGCTGCTACCAGGTACACGGCCCCACAAAGACGTGCGAGGTGCTCGACGCCATCAAGGCGCTCGGCTACCGCTACTCCACGCGCGGCGCGCTGACCGTCAGCGTCATGGACGTGATCGTGCCCAAGGAAAAGAAAAAAATTCTGGCCGAAGCGGATCGCCAGGTTGTGGAGACCGAAAAACAGTTCCGCCGCGGCTATATCAGCGAGGAAGAGCGCTACGACAGCGTGGTCAAGATCTGGACGGACGCCACCAACGACGTCACCAAGGCGCTTGCCGGCTCCCTTGATGAGTTCAACCCCATCTACATGATGGCAAACTCCGGCGCGCGCGGCAGCATGAACCAGATCCGCCAGCTGGCCGGTATGCGCGGCCTGATGGCCGCGCCCTCGGGCCGCATCATCGAGATGCCCATCCGCGCCAATTTCCGCGAGGGACTGACGGTGCTGGAGTTCTTCATCTCCAGCCACGGCACCCGCAAGGGCCTGGCCGACACCGCGCTGCGCACTGCGGACTCCGGTTACCTGACCCGCCGTCTGGTCGATGTCTCGCAGGATACCATTGTGCGCGAGGTGGACTGCTTTGAAAACGCCGGCGAGACGCCCAAGGGCATCTGGGCCGAGGCGGTCACCAGCGGCAAGGAGGTCATCGAACCCTTGGCCGACCGCATCATGGGCCGCACCGCGGTGGACGACGTCGTCCATCCCGAGACGGGCGAATCCCTGGTGCACGCCAACGAAATCATCACCGCCGATATCGCAAACGCCATCGAGGAGGCGGGCATCAAGCGGGTGCAGATCCGCTCGGTGCTCACCTGCCGCAGCAAGCACGGCGTGTGCGCCCGCTGCTACGGCGCCAACCTGGCCACCGGCCGGTTGGTGGATATCGGCGAGGCGGTGGGCATCATCGCGGCGCAGTCCATCGGCGAGCCGGGCACGCAGCTGACGATGCGCACCTTCCACACCGGCGGCGTGGCCGCAAGCGACGACATAACCCAGGGCCTTCCCCGTGTGGAGGAGCTCTTTGAGGCGCGCAAGCCCAAGGGCCTTGCGGTCATTTCTGAGATTTCGGGCAAGCTGATGTTCTCGGAGAACAAAAAGAAGCGCGAGATCACCGTTACCGCCGACGACGGCGAGACCAAGACCTACCTGATCCCCTACGGTGCCCGCATCAAGGTGCAGGACGGCCAGGTAATCGAGGCGGGCGACGAGCTGACCGAGGGCTCCATCAACCCACACGATATCCTCAAGATCAAGGGTGTCAAGGGCGTGCAGAGCTATTTGCTCAAAGAGGTGCAGACCGTCTACCGCCTGCAGGGCGTGGCCATCGCCGATAAGCACATCGAGGTGATCGTGCGTCAGATGCTGCGCAAGGTCAAGATCGAGGACGCGGGCGATACCGACATGCTGCCCGGCGGCCTTGTGGATATCTTCAAGTTTGAGGAAGCCAACGAGGAGGTGCTCATGCGCGGCGGACAGCCCGCCGTGGCCAAGCGCGTGCTGCTGGGCATCACCAAGGCGTCCCTTGCCACCGACTCGTTCCTGTCGGCAGCCTCCTTCCAGGAGACCACCCGTGTGCTGACCGAGGCGGCCATCAAGGGCAAGAGCGATCCGCTGGTGGGCCTCAAGGAGAACGTCATATTGGGCAAGCTGATCCCCGCGGGTACCGGCATGCGCCGCTACAAGGACATTCAGATCCACACCGAGTCGGACGCGCGCATGGCAGCGCTTGCAAGCCTGCGCCTGGACGACGCCGCGGCGGATCAGCAGAGCGACCAGCTCGCCTTTGACGCCATGGGGGGGGACATGCTGCCCACCGGCGAGCAGATTCTGTCGCTGGACGATCTGCAGGGATAA
- a CDS encoding ribosomal L7Ae/L30e/S12e/Gadd45 family protein, which yields MSSLEDIKHAPRRVVGIKQVMRAMETGGVQAVYLAADADAAFRTRVQEACTRYAVPLHSIACMADLGRACGIAVDAAVAAALGAD from the coding sequence ATGTCTTCGCTGGAGGACATAAAGCATGCCCCCAGGCGCGTGGTGGGCATCAAACAGGTGATGCGCGCCATGGAAACCGGCGGCGTCCAGGCGGTCTATCTGGCTGCGGACGCAGACGCCGCTTTCCGCACGCGCGTCCAGGAAGCCTGCACGCGCTACGCCGTACCCCTGCACAGCATTGCGTGCATGGCGGACCTGGGCAGGGCGTGCGGCATCGCCGTGGACGCCGCGGTGGCCGCTGCGCTTGGCGCGGACTGA
- the rpsL gene encoding 30S ribosomal protein S12: protein MPTINQLIRKGREKVTYKSNVPILQQCPQKRGVCMAVRTMTPKKPNSALRKIARVRLTNLQEGTAYIPGIGHNLQEHSVVLIRGGRVKDLPGVRYHIIRGALDTAGVANRKQARSRYGAKKPKKS, encoded by the coding sequence GTGCCCACAATTAACCAGTTGATCCGTAAAGGCCGCGAAAAGGTGACGTACAAATCCAACGTGCCCATTTTGCAGCAGTGCCCGCAGAAACGCGGCGTCTGCATGGCCGTGCGTACGATGACGCCCAAGAAGCCCAACTCGGCTCTGCGCAAAATCGCACGTGTGCGTCTGACCAATCTCCAGGAAGGTACCGCCTACATCCCCGGCATCGGCCACAACCTGCAGGAGCACTCCGTGGTGCTCATCCGCGGCGGCCGCGTCAAGGACCTGCCTGGCGTGCGTTACCACATCATCCGTGGTGCGCTGGATACCGCGGGCGTTGCCAACCGCAAACAGGCCCGCAGCCGTTACGGCGCCAAGAAACCCAAGAAATCGTAA
- the rpsG gene encoding 30S ribosomal protein S7 — MPRRGSVPKREVLPDPIYGNTIVTKLINNVMQDGKRGTAQRICYDAFAMIEAQAGKPAMDVFEACLTNILPVMETKSRRVGGQNYQVPMEIRPERRQTLALRWLVDFSRARSEKTMKERLAGEILDAANNTGNTVKKREDVHRMAEANKAFAHFRW, encoded by the coding sequence GTGCCCAGACGTGGTTCAGTACCCAAGCGCGAAGTGCTGCCCGATCCCATTTACGGCAACACCATCGTAACCAAACTGATCAACAACGTCATGCAGGATGGCAAGCGTGGTACCGCGCAGCGCATCTGCTATGATGCTTTCGCTATGATCGAAGCGCAGGCGGGCAAGCCGGCGATGGACGTCTTTGAGGCGTGCCTGACCAACATTCTGCCTGTGATGGAGACCAAATCCCGCCGCGTGGGCGGCCAGAACTACCAGGTGCCCATGGAGATCCGTCCGGAGCGCCGCCAGACGCTGGCGCTGCGCTGGCTGGTGGACTTCTCCCGCGCCCGCAGCGAAAAGACCATGAAGGAGCGTCTTGCAGGCGAGATACTGGATGCTGCCAACAACACGGGCAACACCGTCAAGAAGCGTGAGGACGTGCACCGCATGGCCGAGGCCAATAAGGCGTTCGCGCACTTCCGCTGGTAA
- the fusA gene encoding elongation factor G translates to MAREFSLENTRNIGIMAHIDAGKTTTTERILYYTGRVHRMGETHEGAATMDWMVQEQERGITITSAATTATWRNMRVNIIDTPGHVDFTVEVERSLRVLDGAVAVFCAKGGVEPQSETVWHQATKYSVPRIAYVNKMDITGADFFRVVDMMKDRLGANAVPIQLPIGAEDTFRGIVDLIDMDAVVYYDEMGADMRVEPIPADMLEQAQEYRGNLLEALADFDEDIMEKYLDGVDIPREQIVVALRRATIAVKIVPVVCGTSYRNKGVQKLLDAIVDYLPSPVDLPPIVGSSPDDPDEEVARKSDDDEPFAALAFKIMADPFVGKLAFFRVYSGTLSTGSYVYNSSKGRRERVGRILRMHANHREEVETVYAGDIAAMVGLKESGTGDTLCDENHPILLESMEFPEPVIRVAIEPKTKAGQDKMSMALVRLAEEDPTFRTYTDEETGQTIIAGMGELHLEIIVDRLLREFKVEASVGNPQVAYKETFRKPVHAEGRFVRQSGGHGQYGHCLVDIAPGEPGSGYAFINKTVGGSIPKEFIPAIDAGIQEASRSGALGGYEVVDFTATVIDGSYHDVDSSEMAFKVAGSLAFKDAMQKSGMTLLEPVMKVEVVVPEDYMGDVIGNLNGRRGRIEGMEPRGNTQVVHAMVPLAEMFGYATDLRSRTQGRATFTMQFDHYEEVPKSIAAKVAGDDK, encoded by the coding sequence GTGGCGCGTGAATTTTCTTTGGAGAATACCCGAAATATCGGTATCATGGCGCATATCGACGCCGGTAAAACGACCACGACCGAGCGTATTTTGTACTACACCGGCCGTGTGCACCGTATGGGTGAGACGCACGAGGGCGCCGCTACTATGGACTGGATGGTCCAGGAGCAGGAGCGCGGTATCACCATTACCTCGGCTGCGACGACCGCAACCTGGCGCAACATGCGCGTCAACATCATCGATACGCCGGGACACGTGGACTTCACCGTCGAGGTGGAACGCTCCCTGCGCGTACTGGACGGCGCGGTTGCCGTATTCTGTGCAAAGGGCGGCGTAGAACCCCAGAGCGAGACGGTGTGGCACCAGGCGACCAAGTACAGCGTGCCCCGCATCGCCTATGTCAACAAGATGGACATCACCGGCGCGGACTTTTTCCGCGTGGTGGATATGATGAAGGACCGTCTGGGCGCCAACGCCGTGCCCATTCAGCTGCCCATCGGCGCGGAGGACACCTTCCGCGGCATCGTCGATCTGATTGACATGGACGCGGTGGTCTACTACGACGAGATGGGCGCGGACATGCGTGTCGAGCCCATTCCCGCCGATATGCTGGAGCAGGCGCAGGAGTACCGCGGCAACCTCTTGGAGGCGCTCGCCGATTTCGACGAGGACATCATGGAGAAGTATCTCGACGGCGTGGACATTCCCCGCGAACAGATCGTCGTCGCGCTTCGCCGCGCGACCATCGCTGTCAAGATCGTGCCCGTGGTCTGCGGCACCTCGTACCGCAACAAGGGTGTACAGAAGCTGCTGGACGCCATCGTCGACTACCTGCCGTCCCCCGTGGACCTGCCGCCCATCGTGGGCAGCAGCCCCGACGATCCGGACGAAGAGGTGGCGCGAAAATCCGACGACGACGAGCCCTTTGCAGCGCTCGCATTTAAAATCATGGCAGACCCCTTCGTGGGCAAGCTGGCCTTCTTCCGCGTGTATTCCGGCACGCTTTCCACCGGTTCGTACGTCTACAACTCCAGCAAGGGGCGCCGTGAGCGCGTGGGACGCATCCTGCGCATGCACGCCAACCACCGCGAGGAGGTGGAGACGGTCTACGCCGGCGACATCGCCGCCATGGTGGGCCTGAAGGAGTCGGGCACGGGCGATACGCTCTGCGATGAGAACCATCCGATCCTGTTGGAGTCGATGGAGTTCCCCGAACCGGTCATCCGCGTGGCCATCGAGCCTAAGACCAAGGCTGGCCAGGATAAGATGAGCATGGCGCTGGTGCGCCTTGCAGAGGAGGACCCCACTTTCCGCACCTACACCGATGAGGAGACGGGGCAGACCATCATCGCCGGCATGGGCGAGCTGCACCTGGAGATCATCGTGGACCGCCTGCTGCGCGAGTTCAAGGTGGAGGCGTCGGTGGGCAACCCGCAGGTCGCCTACAAGGAGACCTTCCGCAAGCCCGTGCACGCAGAGGGCCGTTTCGTCCGCCAGAGTGGCGGCCACGGCCAGTACGGTCACTGCCTGGTGGATATCGCCCCGGGCGAGCCGGGCAGCGGATACGCGTTCATCAACAAGACGGTGGGTGGCTCCATTCCCAAGGAGTTCATTCCCGCCATCGACGCCGGCATCCAGGAGGCCTCTCGCAGCGGCGCGCTGGGCGGCTATGAAGTGGTGGACTTTACCGCGACCGTCATCGACGGCTCGTACCACGACGTGGACTCTAGCGAGATGGCATTCAAAGTTGCCGGCTCGCTCGCCTTCAAGGACGCGATGCAGAAGAGCGGCATGACGCTGCTGGAGCCCGTGATGAAGGTGGAGGTCGTGGTGCCCGAGGACTATATGGGCGACGTCATCGGCAACCTCAACGGCCGCCGTGGCCGCATCGAGGGCATGGAGCCCCGTGGCAACACCCAGGTGGTGCACGCGATGGTGCCGCTGGCCGAGATGTTCGGCTACGCCACGGACCTGCGCTCCCGCACCCAGGGACGCGCGACGTTCACCATGCAGTTTGACCACTATGAGGAAGTTCCCAAATCCATCGCCGCCAAGGTGGCGGGAGACGATAAATAA
- the tuf gene encoding elongation factor Tu, which produces MAKAKFERNKPHVNIGTIGHVDHGKTTLTAAITMTLAAKGQAEAMKYDEIDKAPEEKERGITINTAHVEYQTETRHYAHVDCPGHADYVKNMITGAAQMDGAILVVSAADGPMPQTREHILLARQVGVPYIIVFMNKCDMVDDEELLELVEMEIRELLSSYEFPGDDIPVIRGSALKALEAAQAGNVEGPDSQCIYELMDAVDSYIPTPERDVDKPFLMPVEDVFSITGRGTVATGRVERGTVKVQDTVEIVGLSDEKKSTVVTGVEMFRKLLDQAVAGDNIGVLLRGIQRTEIERGQVLSQPNSIHPHTHFNSEVYVLTKEEGGRHTPFFNGYRPQFYFRTTDVTGVITLPEGVEMVMPGDNIRMEIKLITPIAIEEGLRFAIREGGRTVGAGVVASVIE; this is translated from the coding sequence ATGGCAAAAGCGAAGTTTGAACGCAACAAACCGCATGTAAACATCGGTACGATTGGTCACGTAGACCACGGAAAGACGACGCTGACGGCGGCGATCACGATGACGCTGGCGGCCAAGGGCCAGGCCGAGGCGATGAAGTACGACGAGATCGACAAGGCGCCGGAGGAGAAGGAGCGCGGGATCACGATCAACACGGCGCACGTGGAGTACCAGACGGAGACGCGCCACTACGCGCACGTGGACTGCCCGGGGCATGCGGACTATGTAAAGAACATGATCACAGGCGCGGCGCAGATGGACGGAGCGATTCTGGTGGTATCGGCGGCAGACGGCCCGATGCCGCAGACGCGGGAGCACATTCTGCTTGCGCGGCAGGTGGGCGTGCCGTACATCATCGTGTTTATGAACAAATGCGACATGGTGGACGACGAGGAGCTGCTGGAGCTGGTGGAGATGGAGATCCGTGAGCTGCTGTCGAGCTATGAGTTTCCTGGGGACGACATTCCGGTGATCCGCGGCAGCGCGCTCAAGGCGCTGGAGGCGGCGCAGGCTGGGAATGTGGAGGGCCCGGACAGCCAGTGCATCTACGAGTTGATGGACGCGGTGGACAGCTACATTCCGACGCCGGAGCGCGATGTAGATAAACCGTTCCTGATGCCGGTAGAGGACGTGTTCTCGATCACGGGGCGCGGGACGGTGGCGACGGGCCGCGTGGAGCGCGGGACGGTAAAGGTGCAGGACACGGTGGAGATCGTGGGCCTGAGCGACGAGAAGAAGTCGACGGTGGTAACGGGCGTAGAGATGTTCCGCAAGCTGCTGGATCAGGCGGTGGCGGGGGACAACATCGGCGTGCTGCTGCGCGGGATCCAGCGCACGGAGATCGAGCGCGGGCAGGTGCTCTCGCAGCCGAACTCGATTCATCCGCACACGCACTTCAATTCGGAGGTATACGTGCTGACGAAGGAAGAGGGTGGTCGACACACGCCGTTCTTCAATGGATACCGTCCGCAGTTCTACTTCCGCACGACGGACGTGACGGGTGTGATCACGCTGCCTGAGGGTGTGGAGATGGTGATGCCCGGGGACAACATCCGCATGGAGATCAAGCTGATCACGCCGATCGCGATCGAAGAGGGCCTGCGTTTCGCCATCCGCGAGGGCGGCCGCACGGTGGGCGCGGGTGTCGTTGCCTCCGTTATCGAATAA
- the rpsJ gene encoding 30S ribosomal protein S10 — MANQKIRIKLKAYEHVLIDLASERIVEAAKRTGASVSGPIPLPTEKEVITILRAPHKYKDSREQFEMRTHKRLIDILNPTSKTVDALMRLDLPAGVDIEIKL, encoded by the coding sequence ATGGCCAACCAGAAAATTCGTATCAAACTCAAAGCATACGAGCACGTTTTGATTGATTTGGCTTCCGAGCGCATCGTGGAAGCGGCCAAGCGGACCGGCGCGTCCGTATCGGGCCCCATCCCGCTGCCCACCGAGAAGGAGGTCATCACCATCCTGCGTGCACCGCACAAATACAAGGATTCGCGCGAGCAGTTTGAGATGCGTACGCACAAACGCCTCATCGACATCCTGAACCCCACCAGCAAGACGGTGGACGCGCTGATGCGTCTGGACCTGCCCGCCGGTGTGGATATTGAGATCAAGCTCTAA
- the rplC gene encoding 50S ribosomal protein L3: MKKAILGKKLGMTQIFAQDGTVIPVTVVEAGPCIVVQTKDAQRDGYDAIQVGFGDIRKNLVNKPVSGHYAKAGCDVKRYLKEFRFDNSADYAVGQQIKADIFAEGDKIDVSGRSRGHGTAGVMKRWNSHGGRASHGASRFHRRPGSNGSATDPSRVLKNHRGMGRYGAEKVTVQNLEVVRVDAERNLLLIKGAVPGIRGGLLVIRETVKA, encoded by the coding sequence ATGAAGAAAGCAATTCTCGGAAAGAAGCTGGGAATGACCCAGATCTTTGCGCAGGATGGTACCGTCATCCCCGTCACAGTGGTGGAAGCCGGCCCCTGCATCGTCGTGCAAACCAAGGACGCGCAGCGCGATGGCTACGACGCCATCCAGGTCGGTTTTGGCGATATCCGCAAAAATCTGGTCAACAAACCCGTCAGCGGCCATTATGCCAAAGCGGGTTGTGATGTAAAACGCTACCTCAAAGAGTTCCGCTTTGACAACAGCGCCGACTACGCGGTGGGACAGCAGATCAAAGCAGACATCTTTGCCGAAGGCGACAAGATTGACGTATCGGGCCGCAGCCGCGGCCACGGCACCGCCGGCGTCATGAAGCGCTGGAACAGCCACGGCGGCCGCGCCTCGCACGGCGCGTCGCGCTTCCACCGCCGCCCCGGCTCCAACGGCTCGGCGACCGACCCGTCGCGCGTGCTGAAGAACCACCGCGGCATGGGCCGCTATGGCGCTGAAAAAGTCACCGTTCAGAATCTCGAAGTGGTCCGCGTCGACGCCGAACGCAACCTGTTGCTGATCAAGGGCGCTGTGCCCGGCATCCGCGGCGGCCTGCTCGTCATTCGCGAGACGGTCAAGGCCTAA
- the rplD gene encoding 50S ribosomal protein L4 produces MPKVALKNIQGNQVGEIELADSIFGIEPNVPVMHEVVRAQLANRRQGTQSTLTRAEVRGGGRKPWRQKGTGRARQSSTRAPHWIKGGVNFAPKPRLYTLHVNKKVRRLAMKSALSAQVASGQVIVLDELTMDAPKTKAMQGILSAINATGKTLVVLPAVDMNVISSLRNIEGAKALIVGTLNVVDLLKYDHVVLTRQSVEKIQEVYI; encoded by the coding sequence ATGCCGAAAGTTGCATTAAAGAACATCCAGGGCAACCAAGTTGGCGAAATCGAACTGGCCGATTCCATCTTCGGTATCGAACCCAACGTGCCCGTGATGCATGAAGTAGTGCGCGCCCAGCTGGCCAACCGCCGCCAGGGAACGCAATCGACGCTGACGCGCGCAGAAGTGCGCGGCGGCGGCCGTAAACCGTGGCGCCAGAAGGGGACCGGCCGCGCGCGCCAGAGTTCCACCCGCGCCCCGCACTGGATTAAGGGCGGCGTCAACTTCGCCCCCAAACCGCGCCTGTACACGCTGCACGTCAACAAAAAGGTGCGCCGCCTGGCCATGAAGAGCGCGCTGAGCGCCCAGGTGGCCTCCGGCCAGGTCATCGTGCTTGACGAGCTGACGATGGACGCGCCCAAAACGAAAGCGATGCAGGGCATCCTTTCCGCCATCAACGCCACCGGCAAAACGCTCGTGGTGCTGCCCGCGGTGGATATGAACGTGATCAGCTCCCTGCGCAACATCGAAGGCGCCAAGGCGCTGATCGTGGGCACCCTCAACGTGGTCGATCTGCTCAAGTACGATCACGTGGTGCTGACCCGCCAGAGCGTTGAAAAGATCCAGGAGGTGTACATCTAA
- the rplW gene encoding 50S ribosomal protein L23 has protein sequence MKTPYDIILRPVLTEKSYDMLGDKRYNFVVDIRANKTEIKKAVEAIFGVKVAKVNTMRTLGKIKRQGATKGRTPEIKKAIVQLTPDSKAIEFFEGMAQ, from the coding sequence ATGAAAACCCCTTATGACATCATCCTGCGTCCGGTATTGACAGAGAAATCCTACGACATGTTGGGCGACAAGCGCTACAACTTCGTGGTGGATATCCGCGCCAATAAGACCGAGATCAAAAAAGCTGTCGAAGCCATCTTCGGCGTGAAAGTCGCCAAGGTCAACACCATGCGCACGCTGGGCAAGATCAAACGGCAGGGCGCCACCAAGGGCCGCACCCCCGAGATCAAAAAGGCCATCGTGCAGTTGACTCCCGACAGCAAGGCCATCGAGTTCTTCGAAGGCATGGCCCAGTAA